The Neodiprion fabricii isolate iyNeoFabr1 chromosome 4, iyNeoFabr1.1, whole genome shotgun sequence genome window below encodes:
- the LOC124181493 gene encoding dynactin subunit 3-like, which produces MSNIELLEERVAELENQVFSHGNKPQIDDPPIENSVVDSLLHAYTLISSSYSGREKANAVVKRIGELDSYLDPNFENSDLQMEARAELILTLEPELRGNAHLLTKLEELLPVLESERFRSVPEATHKLNNLTLAYTKLHDESEELTSEICDVIAKYNSVINNISRSLIILDATVTAAENAAIPVKQLD; this is translated from the coding sequence AGGAGAGAGTTGCAGAATTGGAGAATCAAGTTTTTAGTCATGGAAATAAGCCACAGATCGATGATCCACCGATAGAAAATTCGGTCGTCGACAGTCTTCTTCATGCTTATACTTTGATCTCATCGTCGTATTCTGGGCGAGAAAAAGCAAATGCAGTCGTGAAACGAATTGGGGAGTTAGATTCTTACTTAGATCCTAATTTTGAGAATTCGGATCTTCAAATGGAAGCAAGAGCGGAACTTATACTTACCTTGGAACCTGAACTGAGGGGCAATGCTCATCTGTTAACCAAACTGGAGGAACTTCTACCGGTATTGGAATCAGAGCGGTTTCGCAGCGTGCCCGAGGCAACGCACAAGTTGAATAACTTGACACTGGCATACACAAAACTGCACGATGAATCGGAAGAACTTACAAGTGAAATTTGTGATGTTATTGCTAAATATAATtctgttataaataatatttctagATCACTTATCATTTTAGATGCTACGGTAACAGCTGCTGAAAATGCGGCGATACCGGTCAAGCAACTGGATTag